One window from the genome of Aquabacterium sp. A3 encodes:
- the aceK gene encoding bifunctional isocitrate dehydrogenase kinase/phosphatase: protein MFPQQITDPRVFDIARALLDGFDRHYRIFSETTAQSKRRFEQADWVGQQTAQRARIEFYDLRVDEAVERLESDHGASTLPMAVWHQVKLLYIGLLTGHRQPELAETFFNSVTIQILHRKYYRNDFIFVRPAVSTEYIDDDDGQGGSTFRAYYPTRENLRETIKTVVQSYDLQVPFVDLDRDIGFVYDALLEEVGNVRLRTNFQIQVLSSLFYRNKGAYIVGKLVNGFRSLPFAIPILHNARNQLYIDAALFGEDDLLALFSFARAYFMVDMLVPSAYVQFLRSLMPRRPRSELYSAIGLQKHGKNLFYRDFLFHLRHSSDKFRIAPGIKGMVMLVFDLPSYPFVFKVIKDYFPPQKETTRELIMSKYQLVKQHDRVGRMADSLEFTNVAFPRDRFDDELIAELQKFSPSVIEEDEDGQVLVLKHLYIERRMVPLNIYIQEAEGEALEHAVIEYGNALKDLVAANIFPGDMLWKNFGVTRNGKVVFYDYDEIEYITDCNFRKVPEPRNEEEEMSGEIWYTVGPRDVFPETFGPFLLGDPRVRGIFMQHHADLLEPAFWQQYKDRILDGYVHDVFPYDRSRRFIHKIRQMGLDPDLPSSDMVPAEEPVDVPPLGPDVHDQGRLTGFASGGAGAD from the coding sequence ATGTTTCCGCAACAGATCACCGATCCCCGCGTATTCGATATCGCTCGGGCCTTGCTCGACGGTTTTGATCGGCATTACCGAATTTTCAGTGAAACCACTGCGCAGTCCAAGCGTCGCTTTGAGCAGGCAGACTGGGTGGGGCAGCAGACGGCCCAGCGGGCCCGCATCGAGTTCTATGACCTGCGGGTCGACGAGGCGGTCGAGCGGCTGGAGTCCGACCACGGCGCCAGCACCTTGCCCATGGCCGTGTGGCATCAGGTCAAGCTGCTGTACATCGGCTTGCTCACGGGCCATCGGCAGCCTGAGCTGGCCGAGACGTTCTTCAATTCGGTGACCATCCAGATCTTGCATCGCAAGTATTACCGCAACGATTTCATCTTCGTGCGGCCGGCGGTGTCCACCGAATACATCGACGATGACGACGGGCAGGGCGGCAGCACCTTCCGGGCGTATTACCCCACGAGAGAAAACCTGCGCGAGACCATCAAGACGGTCGTGCAAAGCTATGACCTGCAGGTGCCGTTTGTTGATCTCGATCGCGACATCGGGTTCGTTTACGACGCGCTGCTGGAAGAGGTGGGCAACGTTCGCTTGCGCACCAACTTCCAGATCCAGGTGCTGTCATCGCTGTTCTACCGCAACAAGGGTGCCTACATCGTGGGCAAACTGGTCAACGGTTTCCGCAGTTTGCCGTTTGCCATCCCGATTTTGCACAATGCCCGCAACCAGCTCTACATCGATGCCGCCTTGTTCGGCGAGGATGACCTGTTGGCCCTGTTCAGCTTTGCCCGAGCCTATTTCATGGTGGACATGCTCGTGCCCTCGGCGTATGTGCAGTTTCTGCGCAGCCTGATGCCGCGCCGTCCCCGCAGCGAGCTGTACAGCGCCATTGGCCTGCAAAAGCACGGCAAGAACCTGTTCTACCGTGACTTTCTTTTCCATCTGCGGCACTCCAGCGACAAGTTCCGCATCGCTCCAGGCATCAAGGGCATGGTCATGCTGGTGTTTGACCTGCCGTCTTATCCGTTCGTGTTCAAGGTCATCAAGGATTACTTTCCTCCACAAAAGGAGACCACCCGCGAGCTCATCATGAGCAAGTACCAGCTCGTGAAACAGCACGACCGCGTGGGGCGCATGGCCGATTCCCTGGAGTTCACGAACGTGGCCTTTCCCCGCGATCGATTCGACGACGAATTGATCGCCGAGTTGCAGAAGTTTTCGCCCAGCGTGATCGAGGAGGATGAGGACGGTCAGGTGCTGGTGCTCAAGCACCTCTACATCGAACGTCGCATGGTGCCTCTGAACATTTACATTCAGGAGGCCGAAGGTGAGGCGCTTGAGCATGCCGTCATCGAGTACGGCAATGCCCTGAAAGACCTGGTGGCCGCCAACATTTTCCCCGGCGACATGCTGTGGAAGAACTTCGGCGTCACGCGCAACGGCAAGGTCGTGTTCTACGACTACGACGAAATCGAATACATCACCGATTGCAACTTCCGCAAGGTGCCCGAGCCGCGCAATGAGGAAGAAGAGATGTCAGGCGAGATCTGGTACACCGTCGGGCCCCGAGATGTCTTTCCGGAGACGTTCGGTCCCTTCCTGCTCGGGGATCCACGCGTGAGAGGCATCTTCATGCAGCACCACGCCGACCTGCTTGAGCCCGCCTTCTGGCAGCAATACAAGGACCGGATCCTGGACGGCTATGTGCACGATGTATTTCCGTACGACCGGTCTCGGCGGTTCATCCACAAGATCCGCCAGATGGGGCTGGACCCGGACCTGCCATCATCTGACATGGTGCCTGCCGAGGAGCCCGTGGACGTGCCACCCCTGGGGCCGGATGTTCACGACCAGGGGCGTTTGACAGGATTTGCGTCCGGAGGCGCTGGCGCCGACTGA
- the can gene encoding carbonate dehydratase, whose amino-acid sequence MKIDALFEKNRAWAHDIEQRSPGFFTRLQQQQSPEYLWIGCSDSRVPANEIVGLLPGELFVHRNVANVVVHSDLNCLSVMQFAIDSLKVKHIIVVGHYGCSGVHAAMVNRRVGIADNWLRHVQDVHHQHRGWLDELPSEGSARLDALCELNVLEQCRNVCHTTVVQDAWARGQEVRVHGWVYGLHNGLIKDLRMSVRSAEEVAPAYQAALDGLRQRHQS is encoded by the coding sequence ATGAAGATCGACGCATTGTTTGAGAAAAACCGCGCCTGGGCGCACGACATAGAGCAACGCAGCCCCGGGTTTTTCACTCGCCTGCAGCAGCAGCAATCGCCAGAGTACCTCTGGATCGGCTGCAGCGACAGCCGTGTGCCAGCCAACGAGATCGTGGGGCTGTTGCCGGGCGAGCTGTTTGTGCATCGCAACGTGGCCAATGTGGTGGTGCACTCTGACCTCAACTGCTTGTCGGTGATGCAGTTCGCCATCGATTCCTTGAAGGTCAAGCACATCATTGTCGTGGGCCACTATGGCTGCAGCGGCGTGCATGCCGCCATGGTCAATCGCAGGGTGGGCATCGCAGACAACTGGTTGCGCCATGTTCAGGATGTTCACCATCAGCATCGGGGCTGGCTGGACGAATTGCCCTCCGAAGGGTCGGCGCGCCTCGATGCCTTGTGCGAACTCAATGTGCTGGAGCAATGCCGAAACGTTTGCCACACCACGGTGGTGCAGGACGCCTGGGCCCGCGGCCAGGAGGTGCGTGTCCATGGCTGGGTATACGGCTTGCATAATGGGCTGATCAAGGACTTGCGCATGTCGGTCCGTTCGGCGGAAGAGGTGGCGCCCGCGTATCAGGCCGCCCTCGACGGGCTTCGACAGCGCCACCAGTCTTGA
- a CDS encoding MBL fold metallo-hydrolase: MSTSSAHPTLSYPWGDHRPSTGSFTTLLPGLHWVRMPLPFALNHINLWVLDDDLDGQVGLSVVDSGVATEEIRAAWEALWSTAWTPQPLLRMVVTHMHPDHVGNAHWLMENFGRSQGAQFWMSATDHLAALLACKETTGYGGVRASAHFAAHGLADPQALSKIQARGDYYASMVPDVPRSFHRLMDGHVLRMGGRQWRCLSGHGHSPEHISLYDERDGVLISGDMLLPTISTNVSVVDMEPEADPLGLFLRSLERMRDLPPDTLALPSHGLPFRGIHARINALQAHHAERLTDVVTHARQAPVCAADLLPVLFKRPLDLHQTTFAMGEALAHLNHLWLKGELRRERDDQGVWRFTAAR; the protein is encoded by the coding sequence ATGTCCACATCATCAGCTCACCCCACACTGAGCTACCCCTGGGGCGATCACCGCCCGTCGACAGGCAGCTTCACCACACTTTTGCCTGGCCTGCACTGGGTGCGCATGCCCTTGCCTTTTGCGCTCAACCACATCAACCTCTGGGTGCTCGATGACGACCTGGATGGCCAAGTCGGACTGTCAGTGGTGGACTCTGGCGTGGCCACCGAAGAGATACGCGCCGCCTGGGAAGCCCTGTGGTCCACAGCGTGGACACCACAGCCGCTGCTGCGCATGGTGGTCACGCACATGCACCCCGACCATGTCGGCAACGCCCATTGGTTGATGGAAAACTTTGGCCGCAGCCAGGGTGCGCAGTTCTGGATGAGCGCCACCGATCACCTCGCTGCCTTACTGGCCTGCAAGGAAACCACCGGCTATGGCGGTGTTCGGGCGTCTGCGCACTTTGCAGCGCACGGTCTGGCAGACCCCCAGGCCCTGAGCAAGATACAGGCGCGAGGCGACTATTACGCATCCATGGTGCCGGACGTCCCACGCAGCTTTCACCGACTCATGGATGGTCACGTCTTGCGCATGGGTGGTCGTCAATGGCGATGCCTGAGCGGCCATGGACACAGCCCGGAACACATCTCGCTGTATGACGAACGCGATGGCGTGCTGATCTCTGGTGACATGCTGTTGCCCACCATCTCGACCAATGTCAGCGTGGTTGACATGGAGCCAGAGGCTGATCCTCTGGGGCTGTTTCTCCGCTCTTTGGAGCGCATGCGGGATCTGCCACCTGACACATTGGCCCTGCCCTCGCATGGCCTGCCCTTTCGGGGCATCCACGCCCGGATCAATGCCTTGCAGGCTCATCACGCCGAGCGATTGACCGATGTGGTCACGCACGCCAGGCAGGCCCCGGTGTGTGCAGCGGATCTTTTGCCGGTGTTGTTCAAGCGTCCGCTGGACCTGCACCAGACCACATTCGCCATGGGCGAGGCCCTGGCTCACCTGAACCACCTGTGGCTCAAGGGCGAACTGAGACGCGAACGCGACGATCAGGGCGTGTGGCGATTCACTGCGGCACGCTAA
- a CDS encoding M48 family metallopeptidase: MCTLPCFRHPLADREIRLGKAIIAYEFKRAHRRSIGMVVGPEGLSVRAPRWVSVADVEAALRSKEQWLCKKLLEQRERVQREAQARIEWVDGGLVPFLGQPRRLVLQPDLNGVALSADERNLLVGLGPQATPAQVKDQVHAWLQREARHIFAARVAHFAQRLGVTVTRISLSSARTRWGSASADGSIRLHWSLVHFSQDIVDYVVTHELAHLREMNHSLRFWEVVRSVLPDYDEPRQSLRRLSVPQ; encoded by the coding sequence GTGTGCACGCTGCCTTGCTTTCGCCACCCGCTGGCCGATCGAGAGATCCGTCTGGGAAAGGCCATCATCGCCTATGAGTTCAAGCGGGCCCACCGGCGGAGCATTGGCATGGTGGTCGGGCCCGAAGGTCTGAGCGTTCGGGCACCTCGCTGGGTCAGCGTCGCGGATGTGGAGGCCGCGCTCAGATCCAAAGAACAATGGCTGTGCAAGAAGCTGCTGGAGCAGCGCGAACGAGTGCAACGCGAGGCACAGGCTCGCATTGAGTGGGTGGACGGTGGCCTGGTGCCGTTCTTGGGTCAGCCCCGCCGATTGGTTTTGCAGCCCGACTTGAATGGCGTGGCCTTGTCCGCCGATGAGCGCAACCTGCTGGTGGGTTTGGGGCCGCAAGCCACACCCGCCCAGGTGAAAGACCAGGTGCATGCGTGGCTGCAGCGTGAAGCCCGCCACATCTTTGCAGCCCGGGTTGCTCATTTTGCGCAGCGCCTGGGCGTGACCGTCACGCGCATCAGCCTCTCGTCAGCGCGTACCCGTTGGGGCAGTGCCAGTGCCGACGGATCCATTCGCCTTCACTGGAGCCTGGTTCATTTCAGTCAGGACATCGTTGACTATGTCGTGACCCATGAACTGGCGCACCTCCGCGAAATGAACCACAGCCTGCGATTCTGGGAAGTGGTGCGTTCTGTCTTGCCCGACTACGACGAGCCGCGGCAGAGCCTGCGACGCCTTAGCGTGCCGCAGTGA
- the gmhB gene encoding D-glycero-beta-D-manno-heptose 1,7-bisphosphate 7-phosphatase has product MKIVILDRDGTINHEREDYIKSADEWVPLPGALDAIARLNHAGWHVVVATNQSGIGRGLFDMVALNAMHAKMNQMLARLGGRVDAVFFCPHTPEDLCTCRKPQPGLFQMIGQRFGVSLQGVPMVGDLPRDVLAAQSVGCEPHLVRTGQAATMSEAELQDLRRRVPDLTIHPDLSSFADFLVLRERQIHGEDSPVATHMGELGELN; this is encoded by the coding sequence ATGAAGATCGTCATCCTCGACCGAGATGGGACCATCAACCACGAGCGTGAGGACTACATCAAGTCCGCCGACGAGTGGGTGCCTCTGCCGGGGGCGCTGGATGCCATTGCCCGGCTCAACCATGCCGGGTGGCATGTGGTGGTGGCCACCAATCAGTCGGGCATTGGGCGGGGGCTGTTCGACATGGTGGCCCTCAATGCCATGCACGCCAAGATGAACCAGATGCTGGCTCGACTGGGTGGTCGGGTCGATGCCGTGTTCTTCTGTCCTCACACGCCCGAAGACCTGTGCACCTGTCGCAAGCCGCAGCCGGGACTGTTTCAGATGATCGGGCAGCGATTCGGCGTCAGCCTGCAAGGGGTTCCCATGGTGGGCGACCTGCCGCGTGACGTGCTGGCGGCGCAGTCGGTGGGTTGCGAGCCCCATCTGGTGCGCACCGGACAGGCTGCCACCATGAGCGAGGCCGAGCTTCAGGATTTGCGGCGTCGGGTTCCCGACCTCACCATTCACCCGGACCTGTCTTCTTTTGCTGATTTTCTGGTGCTCAGAGAGCGGCAGATCCACGGCGAAGACAGCCCGGTGGCCACCCACATGGGCGAGCTTGGAGAGCTCAATTGA
- the glyS gene encoding glycine--tRNA ligase subunit beta, which produces MTTPQHTANLLVELFVEELPPKALKKLGEVFAQVLADSLKAQGLAQENSIVTPYASPRRLAAHISEVMGRALDQAVRTKLMPVGVALDAAGQPTPALLKKLSAMGLGAEVVPTLQRAPDGKAEALFLDSVKPGASLAEGLQKALDEALARLPIPKVMTYQLEQGDGSDFQPGWTSVNFVRPAHGLVALHGSEEVQVSALGLKSGRVTRGHRFEAKVDKIIVLTADTYAEQLSREGAVIASFAERRADIVRQLDAAAARAGKDLRPIDDEALLDEVTALVERPNVLIGQFEAAFLEVPQECLILTMKANQKYFPLLAPSGKLTNQFLVVSNICPEDPSAIIGGNERVVRPRLADAKFFYDQDRKKTLASRQPGLAKVVYHNKLGTQAERSERVRAIAHAIVNQLRLSTVPYTVDDKDHFDVLDSKAQQAASLAKTDLLTDMVGEFPELQGIMGAYYARHEGLRDGVAIAIEDHYKPRFAGDSLPRNHTGTVVALADKLETLVGLFGIGQLPTGDKDPFALRRHALGVIRILIEKDLPLSLPALIHDAAATFGELIVDPSDALLGFMADRLAVSLREQGFTAQEVDAVLALRPARLGEVPRRLAAVRAFVALPEAAALAAANKRVGNILKKADEAVQPQVDAALLRESAEVSLYEALQSVTPSAQLAFDRGDYTASLQALASLRAPVDAFFDSVMVNADEPALKANRLGLLSVLHDAMNRVADLARLAA; this is translated from the coding sequence ATGACCACCCCGCAACACACCGCCAACCTGCTGGTTGAATTGTTCGTTGAAGAGCTGCCGCCCAAAGCCCTGAAGAAACTCGGTGAAGTCTTTGCCCAGGTGCTGGCCGACAGTCTGAAGGCGCAAGGGCTGGCCCAAGAAAACAGCATCGTCACGCCGTATGCGTCACCGCGCCGGTTGGCCGCGCACATTTCTGAGGTGATGGGGCGCGCCCTGGATCAGGCTGTTCGCACCAAGCTCATGCCGGTGGGCGTGGCGCTGGATGCCGCTGGGCAGCCCACGCCAGCGCTGTTGAAAAAACTGAGCGCCATGGGCCTGGGTGCCGAGGTGGTGCCCACGCTGCAGCGCGCGCCAGATGGCAAGGCTGAAGCCCTGTTTCTTGACAGTGTCAAGCCCGGCGCTTCGCTGGCCGAAGGGCTGCAAAAAGCATTGGATGAAGCGCTCGCGCGTCTGCCCATTCCCAAGGTGATGACCTACCAGTTGGAGCAAGGCGACGGCAGTGATTTCCAGCCGGGATGGACCAGCGTCAATTTTGTGCGTCCTGCCCACGGGCTCGTGGCTCTGCATGGCAGTGAAGAGGTCCAGGTGTCGGCGCTGGGGCTCAAGTCCGGGCGCGTGACCCGCGGACACCGTTTTGAGGCCAAGGTCGACAAGATCATCGTGCTGACCGCAGACACCTATGCCGAGCAGTTGAGCCGCGAGGGTGCGGTGATTGCGTCGTTTGCAGAGCGTCGGGCAGACATCGTGCGCCAGCTGGACGCCGCAGCCGCACGTGCGGGTAAAGACCTGCGCCCCATCGATGATGAGGCTTTGCTGGACGAGGTGACGGCCCTGGTGGAGCGCCCGAATGTCCTCATCGGGCAGTTCGAAGCCGCGTTTCTGGAGGTGCCCCAGGAGTGCCTGATCCTGACGATGAAGGCCAACCAGAAGTACTTTCCCTTGTTGGCGCCGTCCGGCAAATTGACAAACCAGTTCCTGGTGGTCAGCAACATCTGCCCTGAAGACCCCAGCGCCATCATTGGCGGCAACGAGCGCGTGGTGCGTCCTCGTCTGGCCGACGCGAAGTTTTTCTACGACCAGGACCGCAAAAAAACCCTGGCGTCCCGCCAGCCTGGGCTGGCCAAGGTGGTTTATCACAACAAGCTGGGCACCCAGGCAGAGCGCTCGGAGCGTGTGCGTGCCATTGCCCACGCCATCGTGAACCAGTTGCGTCTGTCCACCGTGCCCTACACCGTGGACGACAAGGATCATTTCGACGTCCTGGACAGCAAGGCCCAGCAGGCGGCCAGCCTGGCCAAGACCGACTTGCTGACCGACATGGTCGGCGAGTTTCCCGAACTGCAGGGAATCATGGGCGCGTACTACGCGCGACATGAAGGCTTGCGTGACGGCGTGGCCATCGCGATTGAAGACCACTACAAGCCGCGCTTTGCCGGCGACAGCCTGCCGCGCAACCACACCGGCACGGTGGTCGCTCTGGCAGACAAGCTCGAAACCCTGGTGGGCTTGTTCGGCATTGGCCAGTTGCCCACGGGCGACAAAGACCCGTTCGCGTTGCGACGCCATGCGCTTGGCGTCATTCGCATCCTGATCGAGAAGGACTTGCCGCTGTCCCTGCCAGCCCTGATCCACGATGCGGCAGCCACCTTCGGCGAGCTCATCGTGGACCCCAGCGACGCCTTGCTGGGCTTCATGGCAGACCGCTTGGCGGTGTCCCTGCGCGAGCAGGGGTTCACCGCGCAGGAGGTCGATGCCGTCTTGGCCCTGCGGCCTGCCCGGCTGGGCGAGGTGCCCCGGCGCTTGGCCGCCGTGAGGGCGTTTGTGGCCTTGCCTGAAGCGGCGGCGCTGGCCGCGGCCAACAAGCGTGTGGGCAACATCCTGAAGAAGGCCGATGAGGCGGTGCAGCCTCAAGTGGATGCAGCCCTGCTGCGCGAGTCTGCAGAGGTGTCGCTGTATGAAGCGCTGCAGTCTGTGACCCCTTCAGCCCAGCTGGCTTTTGATCGAGGGGATTACACTGCGTCATTGCAAGCTCTGGCCTCGTTGCGTGCGCCTGTTGATGCATTTTTCGACAGCGTCATGGTCAACGCCGACGAGCCTGCACTGAAGGCCAACCGTCTGGGTTTGCTGAGCGTCTTGCACGACGCCATGAACCGGGTGGCTGATCTGGCGCGGCTGGCCGCCTGA
- the glyQ gene encoding glycine--tRNA ligase subunit alpha — MLTFQQLILRLQSYWDAQGCALLQPYDMEVGAGTSHTATFLRALGPEPWKAAYVQPSRRPKDGRYGENPNRLQHYYQYQVVLKPAPANILELYLGSLEALGFDLKKNDIRFVEDDWENPTLGAWGLGWEVWLNGMEVTQFTYFQQVGGIDCKPITGEITYGLERLAMYLQGVENVYDLVYAPGIKYGDVFHQNEVEQSTYNFEHSNVEFLLGAFGSYEAQAKYLMEQQLALPAYEQVLKAAHTFNLLDARGAISVTERAGYIGRIRNLARSVAASYLDSRARLGFPMAPKAWADEVIEQLNNKKAA; from the coding sequence ATGCTGACCTTCCAGCAACTGATTCTTCGACTCCAAAGCTACTGGGACGCACAGGGCTGTGCGCTGCTGCAGCCCTATGACATGGAAGTCGGGGCCGGTACCAGTCACACCGCCACCTTCCTGCGTGCCCTGGGCCCAGAGCCCTGGAAGGCCGCGTATGTGCAGCCCAGCCGTCGTCCCAAAGATGGACGCTATGGCGAGAACCCCAACCGCCTCCAGCACTATTACCAGTATCAGGTGGTGCTCAAACCTGCGCCAGCCAACATCCTGGAGCTGTACCTCGGGTCGCTTGAGGCCCTGGGTTTTGACCTCAAGAAAAACGACATTCGCTTTGTCGAAGATGACTGGGAGAACCCCACGCTGGGCGCCTGGGGCCTGGGCTGGGAGGTGTGGCTCAATGGCATGGAAGTCACCCAGTTCACCTACTTCCAGCAGGTGGGCGGCATCGACTGCAAGCCCATCACTGGCGAGATCACCTATGGTCTGGAGCGACTGGCCATGTACCTCCAGGGCGTCGAGAACGTCTATGACCTGGTTTACGCCCCTGGCATCAAGTACGGCGATGTGTTCCACCAAAACGAAGTCGAGCAATCAACCTACAACTTCGAGCACAGCAACGTCGAGTTCCTGCTTGGGGCCTTCGGCAGCTACGAAGCACAGGCCAAGTACCTGATGGAGCAGCAACTGGCGCTGCCGGCCTACGAGCAGGTGCTCAAGGCCGCCCACACCTTCAACTTGCTGGACGCCCGTGGCGCCATCTCTGTGACCGAGCGTGCTGGCTACATCGGTCGCATCCGCAACCTGGCGCGAAGTGTGGCGGCCAGTTACCTGGACAGCCGCGCCCGCCTGGGCTTCCCCATGGCGCCCAAAGCCTGGGCCGATGAAGTGATCGAACAACTGAACAACAAGAAGGCGGCCTGA
- the lnt gene encoding apolipoprotein N-acyltransferase yields MPLTNRRAAVLAVLAGGVHACALAPVVAQWGQGLPALMQSLALSALIWLLVHSETTWQGAWRAWLYGSVWLLGATGWMFVSLHHFGGLPAWLSALAVYLLCVALSLYLAAAGWAWVRWRRRHVVADAMLWAALWLLAELARAWLFTGFPWGASGYGLIDSPLVALAPWLGVYGMGAVWAGLLAGLVLAARRQRRMVLAWLGCLVALALGGGWTVRAHTQPHAAPLEVDLLQSNIPQDEKFSPARQWDALNWHAQTLLGSQADLVVAPETAIPLLPDQLPDGYWASLRQGFLGERHALIGIPLGDFEQGYTNSVVGLSGPAAQGGGAEEFYRYDKHHLVPFGEFIPWGFRWFVNLMNMPLGDFSRGPLNAPSFGVHGQRVAPTICYEDLFGEEIAARFVNAATAPTLMVNVSNLAWFGESVAIHQHLQIARMRSLEFQLPTVRSTNTGATVLIDHLGQVRAAMPANTRGVLRVRVQGYAGVTPFAWWAGRWGLLPLACLGVSLVLLVAWAPIRRARSSPALDHH; encoded by the coding sequence ATGCCGTTGACCAACAGGAGGGCGGCTGTCCTGGCCGTGCTGGCCGGCGGCGTGCATGCCTGTGCGCTGGCACCCGTGGTGGCGCAGTGGGGGCAGGGGCTTCCTGCCCTCATGCAAAGTCTGGCGCTCAGTGCCTTGATATGGCTCCTGGTGCACAGCGAAACGACCTGGCAGGGCGCCTGGCGTGCCTGGCTGTATGGCTCCGTCTGGCTGCTGGGTGCCACCGGCTGGATGTTCGTCAGTCTGCACCATTTTGGCGGCCTGCCGGCATGGTTGTCTGCCCTGGCCGTGTACCTGCTGTGTGTGGCCTTGTCTTTGTACCTTGCTGCAGCGGGATGGGCCTGGGTGCGATGGCGGCGGCGCCATGTGGTGGCCGATGCAATGCTGTGGGCCGCGTTGTGGCTGCTGGCCGAGTTGGCGCGGGCCTGGTTGTTCACGGGCTTTCCGTGGGGTGCCAGTGGTTATGGGCTGATCGACAGCCCCTTGGTGGCGCTGGCCCCCTGGCTTGGCGTGTATGGCATGGGCGCCGTCTGGGCGGGCCTGCTGGCCGGCCTGGTGCTCGCGGCACGGCGGCAGCGCCGTATGGTGCTGGCCTGGCTGGGCTGTTTGGTGGCGCTGGCCCTGGGCGGCGGCTGGACGGTGCGCGCACACACCCAGCCGCATGCAGCGCCGCTGGAGGTGGACCTGCTGCAGAGCAATATTCCGCAAGATGAAAAATTCAGCCCGGCGCGTCAGTGGGATGCCCTGAATTGGCATGCGCAAACCCTGTTGGGCAGCCAGGCTGACCTGGTGGTGGCGCCCGAGACCGCCATACCGCTGTTGCCAGACCAGTTGCCTGATGGCTACTGGGCGTCCCTGCGTCAAGGGTTTCTGGGCGAGCGGCATGCCTTGATCGGCATCCCTTTGGGCGATTTTGAACAGGGCTACACCAATTCAGTGGTGGGTCTGTCCGGGCCTGCGGCCCAAGGCGGTGGGGCGGAAGAGTTTTATCGGTATGACAAGCACCACCTCGTTCCTTTTGGCGAGTTCATCCCCTGGGGTTTTCGGTGGTTTGTCAACCTGATGAACATGCCGCTGGGCGATTTCAGCCGGGGGCCGCTGAATGCGCCCTCGTTTGGCGTGCATGGCCAACGCGTGGCACCTACCATTTGTTATGAAGATCTGTTTGGTGAAGAAATTGCCGCGCGTTTCGTGAATGCCGCCACGGCACCGACCTTGATGGTCAATGTCAGCAACTTGGCCTGGTTCGGTGAGTCGGTGGCCATCCACCAGCACCTGCAAATTGCCCGCATGCGGTCGCTGGAATTTCAGCTCCCCACGGTGCGCTCCACCAACACGGGGGCCACGGTGTTGATCGATCACCTGGGGCAGGTGCGTGCAGCGATGCCCGCCAACACCCGCGGTGTTTTGCGTGTTCGCGTGCAAGGTTATGCGGGCGTCACCCCGTTTGCCTGGTGGGCCGGGCGTTGGGGGCTGCTGCCATTGGCGTGCCTGGGTGTTTCTCTGGTTTTGCTGGTGGCGTGGGCACCGATCCGTCGCGCCCGCTCGTCCCCTGCACTTGATCATCACTAA